In one window of Heptranchias perlo isolate sHepPer1 chromosome 4, sHepPer1.hap1, whole genome shotgun sequence DNA:
- the LOC137320638 gene encoding putative nuclease HARBI1: MRAFRDQFSYLNKSEEHCIRRLTFTKEAVMEICQLLWPQLQSRAKIALPVAVKVTMALNFYGSGSFQASAGNMCTISQYVVHCCIRVVTDTLYEIRNRFITFPLDRDKQNERAQGLARIADFSMVQGAIDCTHIVLRAPHINSAVFVHMQLVCNHTYRIMEVDALYPGSSHNAFVMQQSNMPAIFHLARQVEGWLLGDKDYPLKWWLMTPVRNPHTRAEQAYIESYAVTCNIVEHTIGLLKQYFRCLDRSGGALQFSPERVGRFVVVCCMLHNLAIVRD, encoded by the coding sequence atgagggccttccgggaccaattctcataCCTCAACAAgagcgaggagcattgcatccgACGGCTGACGTTCACCAAAGAGGCCGtgatggagatctgtcaactgctgtGGCCACAACTACAGAGCAGGGCAAAgatagcattgcctgtggctgtgaaggtaaccatggcgctgaacttctacggctcaggatcatttcaggcctctgctggcaacatgtgcaCCATCTCGCAGTAtgtagtgcactgctgcataagggtgGTCACAGACACATTGTACGAGATAAGGaataggttcatcaccttccctcttgatagagacaagcagaacgaacgAGCACAGGGGCTCGCTCGCATTGCTGACttctccatggtgcagggtgccattgactgcacgcacattgtccTGCGTGCCCCtcatatcaactcagccgtcttcgtgcacatgcagctggtgtgcaaccacacgtatcgaatcatggaggtcgatgccctctaccctgggagcagtcacaacgccttcgtaatgcagcagtccaacatgccagctatctttcatctggCTCGGCAGGTCGAAGGCTGGCTACTTGGCGACAAGGACTATCCCCTCAagtggtggctcatgactccggtcaggaacccacacacacgtgcagagcaggcctacattgAGAGCTATGCTGtcacatgcaacatcgtggagcacaccataggcctcctgaaacaatatttccgctgcctggaccgttctggaggagccctgcagttctcccctgagcgggtgggtagattcgtggtggtatgctgcatgctgcacaacctcgccatcgtgAGGGACTAG